The Micromonospora sp. NBC_01740 genome includes a window with the following:
- the frr gene encoding ribosome recycling factor — protein MIDDTLLEAEEKMERAIEHAKEEFGAIRTGRANAAMFSKIIIDYYGSPTPLPQMASIGVPEPRMVIIKPYDNSQINAMEKAIRDSDLGANPNNEGNQLRILLPQMTEERRREMIKVARHKGEEAKVAIRNIRRKGKEELDRLVKDGEVGEDDGRRAEKELDDLTQRFVAAVDDLVKHKENELLEV, from the coding sequence GTGATCGACGACACCCTCCTCGAGGCCGAGGAGAAGATGGAGCGTGCGATCGAGCACGCCAAGGAGGAGTTCGGCGCGATCCGCACCGGTCGCGCCAACGCCGCCATGTTCTCCAAGATCATCATCGACTACTACGGCAGCCCCACGCCGCTGCCCCAGATGGCGTCCATCGGGGTTCCCGAGCCGCGCATGGTGATCATCAAGCCGTACGACAACTCGCAGATCAACGCCATGGAGAAGGCGATCCGCGACTCCGACCTCGGCGCCAACCCGAACAACGAGGGCAACCAGCTCCGCATCCTGCTCCCGCAGATGACCGAGGAGCGCCGCCGAGAGATGATCAAGGTCGCCCGGCACAAGGGTGAGGAGGCCAAGGTGGCCATCCGCAACATCCGCCGCAAGGGCAAGGAGGAGCTGGACCGGCTCGTCAAGGACGGCGAGGTCGGCGAGGACGACGGCCGCCGCGCCGAGAAGGAACTCGACGACCTGACCCAGCGCTTCGTCGCCGCCGTCGACGACCTGGTCAAGCACAAGGAGAACGAGCTTCTCGAGGTGTGA
- a CDS encoding phosphatidate cytidylyltransferase yields MSHLDPHGSAEPRGWDRPDAPAPAPAPALPWPEPEIDPGRWDRRPAVLPDAYAEAPARSRPHADVAAAGEPAAMNGQRDRPDDSDYPTTQLEPVRDVEPEPEPVPPPGRRQRGRRRAGADRPPTQQPVPSRAGRNLPAAVAVGVGLGALIVVPLFFYRTAFLVVVAAAVAIGMWEMARAVRRSGAHPPLVPLIAGGVLTIGLAWFSGPDALSLGLLVTVLGTMVWRLGDGPGGFQRDLTAATLIAVYVPFLGGFAALLAAVPEDGDLRVLVTLAAVVLSDTGGYAAGVSFGKHPMAPSISPKKSWEGFAGSVTAAALGSALLLWLLLDVAPWWGALFGLAISGAAVLGDLAESMIKRDLGVKDMSNLLPGHGGLMDRLDSILFALPTAYLLLAVFVPVLE; encoded by the coding sequence ATGTCCCACCTCGATCCCCACGGCAGCGCCGAGCCCCGCGGCTGGGACCGCCCCGACGCGCCCGCTCCCGCCCCGGCGCCCGCCCTCCCCTGGCCGGAGCCCGAGATCGATCCGGGTCGGTGGGACCGCCGTCCCGCCGTGCTCCCCGACGCGTACGCCGAGGCACCGGCCCGCTCCCGCCCGCACGCCGACGTGGCGGCGGCCGGTGAACCGGCGGCGATGAACGGCCAACGCGACCGTCCCGACGACTCGGATTACCCGACCACCCAGCTCGAACCGGTCCGGGACGTCGAGCCGGAGCCGGAGCCCGTGCCGCCTCCGGGCCGCCGGCAGCGCGGTCGGCGCCGGGCCGGCGCCGACCGGCCCCCGACCCAGCAGCCCGTTCCGAGTCGGGCCGGGCGCAACCTGCCGGCAGCCGTTGCCGTCGGCGTGGGCCTCGGCGCCCTGATCGTGGTGCCGCTGTTCTTCTACCGGACCGCCTTCCTGGTGGTGGTGGCCGCGGCGGTCGCCATCGGCATGTGGGAGATGGCCCGGGCGGTACGCCGCAGCGGCGCGCACCCGCCGCTGGTGCCGCTGATCGCCGGCGGGGTGCTCACCATCGGGCTGGCCTGGTTCTCCGGCCCCGACGCGCTCAGCCTCGGCCTGCTGGTGACCGTGCTGGGCACCATGGTCTGGCGGCTCGGCGACGGGCCGGGCGGCTTCCAGCGTGACCTGACCGCCGCCACCCTCATCGCCGTGTACGTGCCGTTCCTCGGCGGCTTCGCCGCGCTGCTGGCGGCGGTGCCCGAGGACGGCGACCTGCGGGTGCTGGTGACGCTGGCCGCGGTGGTCCTCTCCGACACCGGCGGGTACGCCGCCGGCGTCAGCTTCGGCAAGCATCCGATGGCCCCCTCGATCAGCCCGAAGAAGTCCTGGGAGGGCTTCGCCGGCTCGGTCACCGCTGCGGCGCTGGGCAGTGCCCTGCTGCTCTGGCTGCTCCTCGACGTGGCCCCGTGGTGGGGCGCGCTCTTCGGGTTGGCGATCTCCGGCGCCGCCGTCCTCGGTGACCTCGCCGAGTCCATGATCAAGCGGGATCTCGGGGTGAAGGACATGAGCAACCTGCTCCCCGGGCACGGCGGCCTGATGGACCGGTTGGACTCGATCCTCTTCGCGCTGCCGACCGCGTACCTGCTCCTGGCGGTCTTCGTCCCGGTGCTGGAGTGA
- the rlmN gene encoding 23S rRNA (adenine(2503)-C(2))-methyltransferase RlmN, protein MTSLPLIPADPDAPGRRPAMPPRHLADLDLAGRRALVAELGEPAFRAKQVSTHYFGRLVRDPGQMTDLPAATREKLADQLLPRLLTPVRELACDDGATRKALWRLHDGSLVESVLMGYPDRVTVCISSQAGCGMACPFCATGQAGLTRNLSTAEIVDQAVYLAGVAASGAVAGSPPRLSHVVFMGMGEPLANYSRVVAAIRRLVAPAPEGLGLSQRHITVSTVGLVPAIRRLASEDLSVTLALSLHAPDDELRDELVPVNQRWKVSEVLDAAWDYAARTGRRVSIEYAMIRDVNDQPWRADLLGRLLAGKLTHVNLIPLNPTPGSRWDASPKPVEREFVRRLREAGVSTTVRDTRGREIDGACGQLAAAEDIDTDTDRAGEKA, encoded by the coding sequence ATGACGAGCTTGCCCCTGATTCCCGCAGACCCCGACGCCCCCGGGCGGCGGCCCGCGATGCCTCCCCGTCACCTCGCCGATCTCGACCTCGCCGGCCGCCGCGCCCTGGTCGCCGAGCTGGGGGAGCCGGCGTTCCGCGCCAAGCAGGTCTCCACCCACTACTTCGGTCGGCTGGTGCGCGACCCGGGGCAGATGACCGACCTGCCGGCCGCCACCCGGGAGAAGCTCGCCGACCAGCTCCTGCCCCGGCTGCTCACCCCGGTCCGCGAGCTGGCCTGCGACGACGGCGCGACCCGCAAGGCGCTCTGGCGGCTGCACGACGGCTCGCTGGTGGAGAGCGTGCTGATGGGTTACCCGGACCGCGTCACCGTCTGCATCTCCAGCCAGGCCGGCTGCGGCATGGCCTGCCCGTTCTGCGCCACCGGGCAGGCGGGGCTGACCCGCAACCTCTCCACCGCCGAGATCGTCGACCAGGCGGTCTACCTGGCCGGGGTGGCCGCCTCCGGAGCGGTGGCGGGTTCGCCGCCGCGCCTGTCGCACGTGGTCTTCATGGGCATGGGCGAGCCGCTGGCCAACTACTCCCGGGTGGTCGCGGCGATCCGCCGGCTGGTCGCCCCGGCGCCCGAGGGGCTCGGGCTGTCGCAGCGCCACATCACGGTCTCCACGGTGGGCCTGGTCCCGGCCATCCGCCGACTGGCCAGCGAAGACCTCTCGGTGACCCTTGCGTTGTCGCTGCACGCCCCCGATGATGAGCTGCGCGACGAACTCGTGCCGGTCAACCAGCGCTGGAAGGTGTCCGAGGTGCTGGACGCGGCGTGGGACTACGCGGCCCGCACGGGGCGTCGGGTGTCGATCGAGTACGCCATGATCAGAGATGTGAACGACCAGCCGTGGAGAGCCGATCTGCTCGGGCGGCTGCTGGCCGGGAAGCTGACCCACGTGAACCTCATCCCCCTCAACCCGACTCCGGGCAGCCGTTGGGACGCCAGCCCCAAGCCGGTCGAGCGGGAGTTCGTCCGGCGGCTGCGCGAGGCCGGGGTGTCGACGACCGTGCGGGACACCCGGGGTCGCGAGATCGACGGAGCGTGCGGGCAACTCGCCGCCGCCGAGGACATTGACACCGACACCGACCGGGCCGGGGAGAAGGCGTGA
- a CDS encoding DivIVA domain-containing protein: MASQGQRFRRKALRRGYKVDEVDAFLDRVEATLDGRPVGAPVASQEVHDVVFRVRFNGYDEWQVDLHLDRVERQLAELEERGGAGDPRDADRLGPPDRMGPPDRMGPPDRMGPPDRMGPPVRDDRGMSPVPQPMPPRPMPAQAGPPGDRYGRYDEPTGAFAGGYDAPRGGYEPPRGPGGPGGPGGPGPMGPGAPMGHGAPPPRGLPAGPSGYGDGPGNYGDGPGNYGDRPGNYGDGPGGGYGDGPGKYGDGPGGGYGDGPGGGYGDGPGGYGDRPGGYGDGPGGYGDEPRFDGFEAGRRARADMTAEIRMPERDPRDMRGRGPAGPPPQPQPGFGGPPHAGPPVGGPPVAGPPVGGPPVGGPPPMVGPPMAGPPGSDLYRVDQIRRSFQVRRFGSGYDPDQVDRFFDTLLGGMQGRNPMPVNPKELDTLRFGLVPGGYFEAEVDAALKDVQDILFGR, translated from the coding sequence GTGGCGAGTCAGGGTCAGCGTTTCCGGCGTAAGGCGCTCCGCCGGGGATACAAGGTCGACGAGGTCGACGCCTTCCTGGACCGGGTCGAGGCGACGCTCGACGGCCGGCCGGTGGGCGCCCCCGTCGCCTCCCAGGAGGTCCACGACGTCGTCTTCCGGGTCCGCTTCAACGGCTACGACGAGTGGCAGGTCGACCTGCACCTCGACCGGGTCGAGCGGCAGCTGGCCGAGCTGGAGGAGCGCGGTGGCGCCGGCGACCCCCGCGACGCCGACCGCCTCGGTCCGCCCGACCGCATGGGCCCGCCCGACCGCATGGGTCCGCCCGACCGCATGGGCCCGCCCGACCGCATGGGCCCCCCGGTGCGCGACGACCGCGGCATGTCGCCGGTCCCGCAGCCGATGCCGCCCCGGCCGATGCCGGCACAGGCCGGTCCGCCCGGCGACCGCTACGGCCGCTACGACGAGCCCACCGGTGCCTTCGCCGGTGGCTACGACGCCCCGCGGGGCGGCTACGAACCGCCGCGCGGCCCCGGTGGCCCCGGCGGACCCGGCGGCCCCGGCCCGATGGGACCGGGCGCCCCGATGGGCCACGGCGCTCCGCCGCCGCGCGGCCTGCCCGCCGGCCCCAGCGGCTACGGCGACGGTCCCGGCAACTACGGCGATGGTCCCGGCAACTACGGCGACCGCCCCGGCAACTACGGTGACGGCCCCGGCGGTGGCTACGGCGACGGCCCCGGCAAGTACGGCGACGGTCCGGGCGGTGGCTACGGTGACGGCCCCGGCGGTGGCTACGGTGACGGTCCTGGCGGCTACGGCGATCGCCCGGGCGGCTACGGCGACGGTCCCGGTGGCTACGGGGACGAGCCGCGTTTCGACGGGTTCGAGGCCGGCCGGCGCGCTCGCGCCGACATGACCGCCGAGATCCGGATGCCTGAGCGGGATCCGCGTGACATGCGGGGCCGGGGCCCGGCCGGGCCGCCTCCGCAGCCGCAGCCGGGCTTCGGCGGCCCACCGCACGCCGGTCCGCCGGTGGGTGGTCCGCCGGTCGCTGGCCCACCCGTCGGTGGCCCACCCGTCGGTGGCCCGCCACCGATGGTCGGCCCGCCGATGGCCGGCCCGCCCGGCAGCGACCTCTACCGCGTCGACCAGATCCGTCGCAGCTTCCAGGTGCGCCGGTTCGGCAGCGGGTACGACCCCGACCAGGTCGACCGGTTCTTCGACACGCTGCTGGGCGGCATGCAGGGGCGCAACCCGATGCCGGTGAACCCGAAGGAGCTGGACACGCTGCGCTTCGGGCTGGTGCCCGGTGGCTACTTCGAGGCCGAGGTCGACGCCGCGCTCAAGGACGTGCAGGACATCCTGTTCGGCCGCTGA
- a CDS encoding DUF2631 domain-containing protein → MAGSEPVTSPDQHKPGHRKSGRIGAVVSALALLAMLCGNHEGRVENIWLIGLAVLLLLIVIGDTVLRRNGLRS, encoded by the coding sequence GTGGCAGGAAGCGAGCCGGTAACGTCGCCAGACCAGCACAAGCCCGGGCACCGCAAGTCCGGGCGGATCGGCGCGGTGGTCTCCGCGCTGGCCCTGCTGGCGATGCTCTGCGGCAACCACGAGGGCAGGGTCGAGAACATCTGGCTGATCGGCCTGGCCGTGCTGCTGCTGCTCATCGTCATCGGCGACACCGTGCTGCGGCGCAACGGCCTGCGGTCCTGA
- a CDS encoding Rieske 2Fe-2S domain-containing protein translates to MRVTGTGHASMRIDTAAGSILCDPWVNPAYFASWFPFPDNSLLDWEALGDVDYLYVSHLHRDHFDAAHLKRFVSKDATVLLPAFPTSEMEDELRELGFTKFLKAPNEQVVELDGGLKIMIQALTSPTDGPIGDSSLWVEYDGVRLLNQNDARPTDLSAFAELGHVHAHMLQFSGAIWYPMVYELPQAAKTAFGKQKRDRQFDRTWRYIDDLKADHVFPIAGPPCFLDDELWQFNDIHGDEGNIFPDQSVFLSEYAKVGGTNGVVLLPGSVAEITTSGASTTHPVPVEEFFANKVAHLEEMRERKRPVIEAEKASWRHPEVDVLKEMQRRIEPLLEESIYLAKGVGGPVRFDLVSYDGESVESIVVDFPGKQVRPYADEKVRYRFRTERALIEHLLHIGEVDWVNSLFLSCRFSAARIGQYNEFVYAFFKCLSTERLQYAEGWYDEHERSTDAEDITLGDWVVQRRCPHLKADLTRFGIVEGDQLTCQLHGWRFDLASGRCLTSVGHKVRAHRAGEQQTPAPAGEVAS, encoded by the coding sequence GTGCGAGTGACCGGTACGGGGCACGCCAGCATGCGGATCGACACGGCCGCGGGCAGCATCCTGTGCGACCCGTGGGTCAATCCGGCCTATTTCGCCTCATGGTTCCCGTTTCCGGACAACTCCCTGCTCGACTGGGAGGCCCTCGGCGACGTCGACTATCTCTACGTGTCGCACCTGCACCGGGACCACTTCGACGCGGCGCACCTGAAGCGCTTCGTATCGAAGGACGCCACCGTGCTGCTGCCCGCGTTCCCCACCTCCGAGATGGAGGACGAGCTGCGGGAGCTGGGCTTCACCAAGTTCCTGAAGGCGCCGAACGAGCAGGTCGTGGAGCTGGACGGCGGCCTGAAGATCATGATTCAGGCGCTGACCAGCCCGACCGACGGCCCGATCGGCGACTCGTCGCTGTGGGTGGAGTACGACGGGGTGCGGCTGCTCAACCAGAACGACGCCCGTCCCACCGACCTGAGTGCCTTCGCCGAGCTGGGCCACGTGCACGCGCACATGCTCCAGTTCTCCGGTGCGATCTGGTACCCGATGGTCTACGAGCTGCCGCAGGCGGCGAAGACGGCGTTCGGCAAGCAGAAGCGCGACCGGCAGTTCGACCGCACCTGGCGCTACATCGACGACCTGAAGGCCGACCACGTCTTCCCGATCGCCGGCCCGCCCTGCTTCCTCGACGACGAGCTGTGGCAGTTCAACGACATCCACGGCGACGAGGGCAACATCTTCCCCGACCAGTCGGTCTTCCTGAGCGAGTACGCCAAGGTCGGCGGCACCAACGGCGTCGTGCTGCTCCCGGGCAGCGTCGCGGAGATCACCACCTCCGGAGCCAGCACGACACACCCGGTGCCCGTGGAGGAGTTCTTCGCCAACAAGGTGGCCCACCTGGAGGAGATGCGCGAGCGCAAGCGGCCGGTCATCGAGGCCGAGAAGGCGTCCTGGCGGCACCCCGAGGTGGACGTGCTCAAGGAGATGCAGCGCCGGATCGAGCCCCTGCTTGAGGAGTCGATCTACCTGGCCAAGGGGGTCGGCGGCCCGGTCCGCTTCGACCTGGTCAGCTACGACGGCGAGAGCGTCGAGTCGATCGTGGTGGACTTCCCGGGCAAGCAGGTCCGGCCGTACGCCGACGAGAAGGTCCGCTACCGGTTCCGCACCGAGCGGGCGTTGATCGAGCACCTGCTGCACATCGGCGAGGTGGACTGGGTCAACTCCCTCTTCCTCTCCTGCCGCTTCTCGGCGGCCCGGATCGGCCAGTACAACGAGTTCGTCTACGCGTTCTTCAAGTGCCTCTCCACGGAGCGGCTCCAGTACGCCGAGGGCTGGTACGACGAGCACGAGCGGAGCACCGACGCCGAGGACATCACCCTCGGTGACTGGGTGGTGCAGCGGCGCTGCCCGCACCTGAAGGCGGACCTGACCCGGTTCGGCATCGTCGAGGGCGACCAGCTCACCTGCCAACTGCACGGCTGGAGGTTCGACCTGGCCAGCGGCCGGTGCCTGACCAGCGTCGGGCACAAGGTCCGGGCACACCGGGCCGGCGAGCAGCAGACCCCCGCCCCGGCGGGCGAGGTGGCCAGCTAA
- a CDS encoding TMEM175 family protein, which produces MVRDASRVETFSDGVFAVVLTVMAVELLQNGPARAGGRELPDALAHAWPSYLAYVITFGIAGQIWLGHHNVWRYVVRVDQLLLVFNLLVLLFVAAIPFTADLLSDNLRGGSTEQRLTAALYFGTVLGESIFFNLSWWWARRRRLLHPDLDPRLARAVARRPLLYLIAFAFVFVNAILSLLLYLLLLGLSLIHRPGDLPPAEAGGEVSGQGR; this is translated from the coding sequence ATGGTCCGGGACGCCTCCCGGGTGGAGACGTTCAGCGACGGCGTCTTCGCGGTCGTGCTGACGGTGATGGCCGTCGAACTGCTCCAGAACGGCCCGGCGAGGGCCGGTGGGAGGGAGCTTCCCGACGCCCTCGCCCACGCCTGGCCGTCCTACCTGGCGTATGTGATCACCTTCGGCATCGCCGGCCAGATCTGGCTCGGCCACCACAACGTGTGGCGGTACGTGGTCCGGGTAGATCAGCTGCTGCTGGTGTTCAACCTGCTCGTGCTGCTCTTCGTGGCCGCGATCCCGTTCACCGCCGACCTGCTGTCGGACAACCTGCGCGGCGGGTCGACCGAGCAGCGGTTGACCGCCGCACTCTACTTCGGCACCGTGCTCGGCGAGTCGATCTTCTTCAACCTGAGCTGGTGGTGGGCACGGCGGCGAAGGCTGCTCCACCCCGATCTGGATCCCCGGCTGGCCCGTGCGGTGGCGCGGCGCCCACTGCTCTACCTGATCGCCTTCGCCTTCGTCTTCGTCAACGCGATCCTCAGCCTTCTGCTCTACCTGCTGCTCCTCGGTCTCTCCCTCATTCACCGTCCCGGCGACCTGCCCCCCGCCGAGGCCGGCGGCGAGGTCAGCGGCCAAGGTCGGTGA